A region of Lycium barbarum isolate Lr01 chromosome 1, ASM1917538v2, whole genome shotgun sequence DNA encodes the following proteins:
- the LOC132627305 gene encoding EH domain-containing protein 1-like isoform X1, whose product MEFDTCPISHCSKRNEKIYQEWFSFADSDGDGRLIGKDATNFLAMSNLPREDLKQVWAIADSKRQGFLGFKEFITAMQLVSLAQAGHALTSDSLNAEVDLENLQLPTMEGLDGLLAKKKRVAKWTPDSNGSLSLSSRANWFSSSKSAKKVPSNYVTSIIDGLKKLYVKKLKPLEVTYHFSDFVSPLLANSDFDAKPMVMLLGQYSTGKTTFIKHLLRTSYPGAHIGPEPTTDRFVVVMNGPDERSIPGNTIAVQADMPFSGLTTFGTAFLSKFECSQMPHPLLENITFVDTPGVLSGEKQRTQRSYEFTGVTSWFASKCDLILLLFDPHKLDISDEFKRVIASLQGHDDKIRVVLNKADQVDTQQLMRVYGALMWSLGKVLNTPEVSRVYIGSFNDRPIDEDLTGPLGKELFEKEQDDLLTDLKNIPKKACDRRINEFVKRARAAKIHAYIISHLKKEMPTMMGKAKTQKRLIDNLEDEFVKIQKQHHLPAGDFPNVEQFKEALSGYNIDKFEKLKPKLIQAVDDMLGYDIPELLKNFKNPYD is encoded by the exons ATGGAGTTTGATACTTGTCCCATCAGTCATTGCTCCAAAAGGAACGAGAAGATTTATCAAGAATGGTTTAGTTTTGCTGATTCAG ATGGGGATGGACGTCTCATCGGAAAGGATGCCACCAACTTCCTTGCAATGTCAAACTTGCCTCGTGAAGATCTCAAGCAG GTGTGGGCAATTGCAGATTCCAAACGGCAAGGCTTTCTCGGTTTTAAAGAGTTTATTACTGCAATGCAG TTGGTCTCTTTGGCTCAAGCTGGTCATGCATTGACAAGTGATTCCTTAAATGCTGAAG TTGACTTGGAAAATTTGCAACTACCTACAATGGAAGGTCTGGATGGACTTCTAGCT AAGAAGAAGCGTGTGGCAAAATGGACACCTGACAGTAATG GCAGTCTTTCGCTATCTTCACGAGCTAATTGGTTTTcatcgtcaaaatctgcaaagaAG GTCCCTTCAAACTATGTAACATCAATAATCGATGGACTAAAGAAGTTGTACGTCAAGAAACTAAAGCCACTGGAAGTTACATATCATTTCAGTGATTTTGTCTCTCCTTTATTG GCAAATAGTGACTTTGATGCCAAACCCATGGTGATGCTTTTGGGTCAATACTCCACTGGCAAAACAACCTTCATTAAGCATTTACTCAGAACCAGTTATCCCG GTGCTCATATTGGACCGGAGCCTACAACGGACAGATTTGTTGTCGTCATG AACGGACCTGATGAAAGAAGTATCCCAGGGAATACAATTGCCGTTCAAGCAGACATGCCATTCAGTGGCCTAACAACTTTTGGAACAGCGTTTTTGTCAAAATTTGAGTGTTCTCAAATGCCCCATCCT CTGTTAGAGAATATCACATTTGTCGATACTCCGGGAGTTTTATCAGGGGAAAAGCAACGAACACAAAGGAGCTATGAGTTTACAGGGGTGACGTCCTGGTTTGCTTCCAAGTGCGATCTCATCCTGCTATTGTTTGATCCCCACAAACTTGATATTAGCGATGAATTCAAACGCGTGATTGCATCTCTTCAAGGTCATGATGATAAGATACGAGTGGTATTAAACAAGGCTGACCAAGTTGATACTCAACAA CTTATGAGGGTTTATGGAGCGTTGATGTGGTCTTTGGGAAAAGTTCTGAATACCCCTGAAGTTTCACGTGTCTACATAGG ATCATTTAATGACAGACCTATAGATGAGGATCTCACCGGGCCTTTGGGGAAAGAACTTTTTGAAAAGGAACAAGATGATCTCCTTACAGACCTGAAAAACATACCCAAAAAGGCTTGTGATCGCCGT ATAAATGAATTCGTAAAACGTGCTAGAGCCGCCAAGATACATGCTTATATCATAAGTCACCTGAAAAAGGAGATGCCGACTATGATGGGCAAAGCGAAGACCCAAAAAAGACTGATTGATAACTTGGAAGACGAATTTGTAAAG ATTCAGAAACAACACCATTTGCCAGCTGGGGATTTTCCAAATGTTGAACAATTTAAAGAAGCTCTGAGTGGTTATAACATTGACAAGTTTGAGAAGTTGAAACCCAAGTTGATACAAGCTGTTGATGACATGCTTGGTTATGACATCCCTGAACTTCTCAAAAACTTCAAGAATCCATACGACTAA
- the LOC132627305 gene encoding EH domain-containing protein 1-like isoform X3 yields the protein MEGLDGLLAKKKRVAKWTPDSNGSLSLSSRANWFSSSKSAKKVPSNYVTSIIDGLKKLYVKKLKPLEVTYHFSDFVSPLLANSDFDAKPMVMLLGQYSTGKTTFIKHLLRTSYPGAHIGPEPTTDRFVVVMNGPDERSIPGNTIAVQADMPFSGLTTFGTAFLSKFECSQMPHPLLENITFVDTPGVLSGEKQRTQRSYEFTGVTSWFASKCDLILLLFDPHKLDISDEFKRVIASLQGHDDKIRVVLNKADQVDTQQLMRVYGALMWSLGKVLNTPEVSRVYIGSFNDRPIDEDLTGPLGKELFEKEQDDLLTDLKNIPKKACDRRINEFVKRARAAKIHAYIISHLKKEMPTMMGKAKTQKRLIDNLEDEFVKIQKQHHLPAGDFPNVEQFKEALSGYNIDKFEKLKPKLIQAVDDMLGYDIPELLKNFKNPYD from the exons ATGGAAGGTCTGGATGGACTTCTAGCT AAGAAGAAGCGTGTGGCAAAATGGACACCTGACAGTAATG GCAGTCTTTCGCTATCTTCACGAGCTAATTGGTTTTcatcgtcaaaatctgcaaagaAG GTCCCTTCAAACTATGTAACATCAATAATCGATGGACTAAAGAAGTTGTACGTCAAGAAACTAAAGCCACTGGAAGTTACATATCATTTCAGTGATTTTGTCTCTCCTTTATTG GCAAATAGTGACTTTGATGCCAAACCCATGGTGATGCTTTTGGGTCAATACTCCACTGGCAAAACAACCTTCATTAAGCATTTACTCAGAACCAGTTATCCCG GTGCTCATATTGGACCGGAGCCTACAACGGACAGATTTGTTGTCGTCATG AACGGACCTGATGAAAGAAGTATCCCAGGGAATACAATTGCCGTTCAAGCAGACATGCCATTCAGTGGCCTAACAACTTTTGGAACAGCGTTTTTGTCAAAATTTGAGTGTTCTCAAATGCCCCATCCT CTGTTAGAGAATATCACATTTGTCGATACTCCGGGAGTTTTATCAGGGGAAAAGCAACGAACACAAAGGAGCTATGAGTTTACAGGGGTGACGTCCTGGTTTGCTTCCAAGTGCGATCTCATCCTGCTATTGTTTGATCCCCACAAACTTGATATTAGCGATGAATTCAAACGCGTGATTGCATCTCTTCAAGGTCATGATGATAAGATACGAGTGGTATTAAACAAGGCTGACCAAGTTGATACTCAACAA CTTATGAGGGTTTATGGAGCGTTGATGTGGTCTTTGGGAAAAGTTCTGAATACCCCTGAAGTTTCACGTGTCTACATAGG ATCATTTAATGACAGACCTATAGATGAGGATCTCACCGGGCCTTTGGGGAAAGAACTTTTTGAAAAGGAACAAGATGATCTCCTTACAGACCTGAAAAACATACCCAAAAAGGCTTGTGATCGCCGT ATAAATGAATTCGTAAAACGTGCTAGAGCCGCCAAGATACATGCTTATATCATAAGTCACCTGAAAAAGGAGATGCCGACTATGATGGGCAAAGCGAAGACCCAAAAAAGACTGATTGATAACTTGGAAGACGAATTTGTAAAG ATTCAGAAACAACACCATTTGCCAGCTGGGGATTTTCCAAATGTTGAACAATTTAAAGAAGCTCTGAGTGGTTATAACATTGACAAGTTTGAGAAGTTGAAACCCAAGTTGATACAAGCTGTTGATGACATGCTTGGTTATGACATCCCTGAACTTCTCAAAAACTTCAAGAATCCATACGACTAA
- the LOC132628052 gene encoding protein HOMOLOG OF MAMMALIAN LYST-INTERACTING PROTEIN 5-like, which yields MSNENEPAKLLLPYLQRADELQKHEPLVAYYCRLYAMERGLKIPQSDRTKTTNALLVSLMKQLEKDKASVKLGPDDHLHLEGFALNVFAKADKQDRAGRADLNTAKTFYAASIFFEILNQFGELQPDLEQKQKYAAWKAADIRKAIKEGRKPVPGPPGGESDISEFSTAQSDEYDIEPSGAGPAIKPAPESDSSSQLHDNVQFTANRQLHSAPIPPPPPSHFPPSPPPYSANDYPSNEDHSSHNLPQPPSASRHENSSYSQFHQHQPYPQEPQSHLPNHYPSQDISSSYPNFQSYPSFTESSLPAAPSHNPSYYQGSDTSYSMLPPSANHPSNSQLSDRKGSAVDAAVPPPKTYQYDSNYQPSPEKIAEAHKAARFAVGALAFDDVSIAVDYLKKSLELLTNPSAGQ from the exons ATGTCTAACGAAAACGAACCAGCAAAGCTATTATTACCTTATCTTCAACGCGCCGATGAGTTGCAGAAACACGAACCCCTTGTTGCCTATTACT GTCGATTGTATGCGATGGAACGAGGGTTGAAGATTCCTCAAAGTGATCGTACAAAGACCACTAATGCCCTCCTTGTGTCCCTTATGAAACAACTTGAAAag GATAAGGCGTCAGTGAAGTTGGGGCCTGATGATCATTTGCATTTGGAGGGATTTGCCTTGAATGTTTTTGCAAAGGCAGACAAACAAGATCGAGCTGGACGAGCAGACTT GAATACTGCAAAGACGTTTTATGCTGCAAGTATCTTTTTTGAGATCCTTAATCAGTTCGGTGAACTCCAGCCTGAT CTTGAGCAGAAACAGAAGTATGCAGCTTGGAAGGCAGCAGACATAAGGAAAGCTATAAAAGAAGGCCGGAAGCCTGTTCCAGGCCCTCCTGGTGGTGAAAGTGATATTTCAGAGTTCTCCACTGCACAAAGTGATGAATAT GATATTGAACCCAGTGGAGCTGGTCCAGCCATCAAACCTGCACCAGAATCAGACTCGTCCTCTCAATTACACGACAATGTACAGTTTACTGCAAATAGACAGTTACATTCGGCACCCATCCCACCACCACCTCCTTCACACTTCCCTCCATCTCCTCCTCCATATTCTGCTAATGATTATCCTTCTAATGAAGATCATTCTTCTCATAATCTTCCGCAACCTCCATCAGCTAGCAGACACGAAAATTCTTCTTACTCTCAGTTCCATCAGCATCAACCTTACCCACAAGAACCCCAATCACACTTGCCAAACCACTACCCTTCTCAAGACATTTCCTCTTCATATCCCAATTTCCAGTCATATCCTAGTTTTACAGAGAGTAGCCTACCTGCTGCACCATCACATAACCCTTCCTACTATCAAGGGTCTGATACTTCCTATTCCATGTTGCCACCATCAGCTAATCATCCATCAAACAGTCAATTGAGTGATAGAAAGGGGAGTGCTGTGGATGCTGCAGTGCCTCCTCCGAAAACGTATCAATACGACAGCAATTACCAACCTTCACCAGAGAAAATTGCTGAAGCACACAAGGCCGCAAGGTTTGCTGTCGGGGCTCTGGCATTTGATGATGTTTCTATTGCTGTAGATTACCTCAAGAAATCACTTGAATTGTTGACAAACCCCTCAGCTGGTCAATGA
- the LOC132627305 gene encoding EH domain-containing protein 1-like isoform X2, whose protein sequence is MQLVSLAQAGHALTSDSLNAEVDLENLQLPTMEGLDGLLAKKKRVAKWTPDSNGSLSLSSRANWFSSSKSAKKVPSNYVTSIIDGLKKLYVKKLKPLEVTYHFSDFVSPLLANSDFDAKPMVMLLGQYSTGKTTFIKHLLRTSYPGAHIGPEPTTDRFVVVMNGPDERSIPGNTIAVQADMPFSGLTTFGTAFLSKFECSQMPHPLLENITFVDTPGVLSGEKQRTQRSYEFTGVTSWFASKCDLILLLFDPHKLDISDEFKRVIASLQGHDDKIRVVLNKADQVDTQQLMRVYGALMWSLGKVLNTPEVSRVYIGSFNDRPIDEDLTGPLGKELFEKEQDDLLTDLKNIPKKACDRRINEFVKRARAAKIHAYIISHLKKEMPTMMGKAKTQKRLIDNLEDEFVKIQKQHHLPAGDFPNVEQFKEALSGYNIDKFEKLKPKLIQAVDDMLGYDIPELLKNFKNPYD, encoded by the exons ATGCAG TTGGTCTCTTTGGCTCAAGCTGGTCATGCATTGACAAGTGATTCCTTAAATGCTGAAG TTGACTTGGAAAATTTGCAACTACCTACAATGGAAGGTCTGGATGGACTTCTAGCT AAGAAGAAGCGTGTGGCAAAATGGACACCTGACAGTAATG GCAGTCTTTCGCTATCTTCACGAGCTAATTGGTTTTcatcgtcaaaatctgcaaagaAG GTCCCTTCAAACTATGTAACATCAATAATCGATGGACTAAAGAAGTTGTACGTCAAGAAACTAAAGCCACTGGAAGTTACATATCATTTCAGTGATTTTGTCTCTCCTTTATTG GCAAATAGTGACTTTGATGCCAAACCCATGGTGATGCTTTTGGGTCAATACTCCACTGGCAAAACAACCTTCATTAAGCATTTACTCAGAACCAGTTATCCCG GTGCTCATATTGGACCGGAGCCTACAACGGACAGATTTGTTGTCGTCATG AACGGACCTGATGAAAGAAGTATCCCAGGGAATACAATTGCCGTTCAAGCAGACATGCCATTCAGTGGCCTAACAACTTTTGGAACAGCGTTTTTGTCAAAATTTGAGTGTTCTCAAATGCCCCATCCT CTGTTAGAGAATATCACATTTGTCGATACTCCGGGAGTTTTATCAGGGGAAAAGCAACGAACACAAAGGAGCTATGAGTTTACAGGGGTGACGTCCTGGTTTGCTTCCAAGTGCGATCTCATCCTGCTATTGTTTGATCCCCACAAACTTGATATTAGCGATGAATTCAAACGCGTGATTGCATCTCTTCAAGGTCATGATGATAAGATACGAGTGGTATTAAACAAGGCTGACCAAGTTGATACTCAACAA CTTATGAGGGTTTATGGAGCGTTGATGTGGTCTTTGGGAAAAGTTCTGAATACCCCTGAAGTTTCACGTGTCTACATAGG ATCATTTAATGACAGACCTATAGATGAGGATCTCACCGGGCCTTTGGGGAAAGAACTTTTTGAAAAGGAACAAGATGATCTCCTTACAGACCTGAAAAACATACCCAAAAAGGCTTGTGATCGCCGT ATAAATGAATTCGTAAAACGTGCTAGAGCCGCCAAGATACATGCTTATATCATAAGTCACCTGAAAAAGGAGATGCCGACTATGATGGGCAAAGCGAAGACCCAAAAAAGACTGATTGATAACTTGGAAGACGAATTTGTAAAG ATTCAGAAACAACACCATTTGCCAGCTGGGGATTTTCCAAATGTTGAACAATTTAAAGAAGCTCTGAGTGGTTATAACATTGACAAGTTTGAGAAGTTGAAACCCAAGTTGATACAAGCTGTTGATGACATGCTTGGTTATGACATCCCTGAACTTCTCAAAAACTTCAAGAATCCATACGACTAA